Part of the Lolium rigidum isolate FL_2022 chromosome 6, APGP_CSIRO_Lrig_0.1, whole genome shotgun sequence genome, GGTATACGAACGTACGTCATCGTCGGTGGTGATCCTCTTCATGGCGTCTCTGGTGCGTCCCTGAGGTCGTATGCCTGGAGGATCCCGCCGCAGTCCTTGAGCGGCTCCTTGCGGAAGAATGCGATGGGGTTGGCGTAGCGGATGCCCTGCTGCTTGATGCCGTTGTTGCTGGTGAGCGGGACGCGGGCGCGGTCGCGGAACTCCTCGATCTCGGAGCACGACTTGTCGGGGCTCTTGGCCAGCACCACCTCGCAGATCTCCTCCTGGTGGTCCTGGTCGATCTCGATCTTGTACCAGCCGTTCTTGTCCGTCGTCGCCTCCGCCTTCAGCTTGCTCTCGCCGCCGTTGAACGGCCGGCAGTCCA contains:
- the LOC124665023 gene encoding major pollen allergen Lol p 11, producing the protein MTRCMPALATPLVAASLLLVALAGVASADKGPGFVVTGRVYCDPCRAGFETNVSHNVEGATVAVDCRPFNGGESKLKAEATTDKNGWYKIEIDQDHQEEICEVVLAKSPDKSCSEIEEFRDRARVPLTSNNGIKQQGIRYANPIAFFRKEPLKDCGGILQAYDLRDAPETP